The Candidatus Epulonipiscium sp. DNA window TACGGCAGGTCAATTATCTCAGGAAGAGGCAATAGATAATGGGATGGAACCAATAAGGGATTTTATGTTCAGGCAAGTGGGAACAAGCGACCTTAATTTATTCATGGGTATTTCAGGAATGGAGCCTATAGAAAATACAGAAAATATTTCAATTACCGACCAGATTCCTTCTAGAGTACTAATACCTGCTTTTATTATTGGAGAATTAAAAAAAGGTTTTATGATAGGGTTTTTATTATATATTCCTTTCATAGTTATCGATATGGTTGTTGCTTCAACCCTTATGTCCATGGGAATGATGATGCTTCCTCCAGTTATGATTTCCCTTCCATTTAAAATATTGCTTTTTGTTATGGTAGATGGATGGAATCTAGTTATAGGGCAACTTGTTCAAACTTTTAGGTAAAAAGGAGAAGGTGTAATGGAACAATTGATAATAGATTTAGCCCAGGACGCATTGATGACTGTTATAAAGGTTTCAGCCCCGATGCTCTTAATGGGACTTATCGTGGGATTGGCAGTGAGTATATTTCAAACGACTACTTCTATACAGGAGCCTACTTTGGCCTTTATACCCAAAATCTTAGCGGTCCTAGCTGCAATTTTAATATTTGGACCATGGATGCTCACAACAATGCTAGAGTTTTTTAATAATTTATATAGGAATATGAATCTTTATATTCGTTAAAGGAAAATGCATATGGGCTTTTTAATGAGTAATGTATTTTTGAGAATTG harbors:
- the fliP gene encoding flagellar type III secretion system pore protein FliP (The bacterial flagellar biogenesis protein FliP forms a type III secretion system (T3SS)-type pore required for flagellar assembly.); the protein is MSKKSRNIILIITIILAVQILFSLTIFAEPVDETTLPIPQIGINIEPAESPREVASSLQILFILTVISLAPSILIMMTSFTRIIIVLHFLRSALGTQQAPPNQVLIGLALFLTLFIMSPTLTQINEQAIKPYTAGQLSQEEAIDNGMEPIRDFMFRQVGTSDLNLFMGISGMEPIENTENISITDQIPSRVLIPAFIIGELKKGFMIGFLLYIPFIVIDMVVASTLMSMGMMMLPPVMISLPFKILLFVMVDGWNLVIGQLVQTFR
- the fliQ gene encoding flagellar biosynthesis protein FliQ, producing MEQLIIDLAQDALMTVIKVSAPMLLMGLIVGLAVSIFQTTTSIQEPTLAFIPKILAVLAAILIFGPWMLTTMLEFFNNLYRNMNLYIR